In the genome of Thunnus maccoyii chromosome 15, fThuMac1.1, whole genome shotgun sequence, one region contains:
- the ddx39b gene encoding DEAD (Asp-Glu-Ala-Asp) box polypeptide 39B isoform X2, with amino-acid sequence MTENDVDNELLDYEEDEVEAAGVGDVGDMSIRKEGVKGSYVSIHSSGFRDFLLKPELLRAIVDCGFEHPSEVQHECIPQAILGMDVLCQAKSGMGKTAVFVLATLQQLEPVTGQVSVLVMCHTRELAFQISKEYERFSKYMPTVKVAVFFGGLSIKKDEEVLKKDSPHIVVGTPGRILALTRNKTLNLRHIKHFILDECDKMLEQLDMRRDVQEIFRMTPHEKQVMMFSATLSKEIRPVCRKFMQDPMEIFVDDETKLTLHGLQQYYVKLKDNEKNRKLFDLLDALEFNQVVIFVKSVQRCVALAQLLVEQNFPAIAIHRGMPQEERLSRYQQFKDFQRRILVATNLFGRGMDIERVNIAFNYDMPEDSDTYLHRGCDGESLQRPVCPQSPT; translated from the exons ATGACTGAGAACGACGTAGACAACGAGCTGTTGGACTATGAGGAGGATGAGGTGGAGGCTGCAGGGGTCGGGGATGTAGGAGACATGTCGATAAGGAAGGAAGGAGTGAAGGGCTCTTATGTGTCCATTCACTCCTCTGGATTTAGAGACTTTCTGCTGAAACCAGAGCTGCTCAGGGCCATAGTGGACTGTGGGTTTGAGCATCCATCTGAGG TTCAGCATGAATGCATCCCTCAGGCGATACTGGGTATGGATGTGCTCTGTCAGGCCAAGTCTGGCATGGGGAAGACTGCAGTGTTTGTTCTAGCTACTTTGCAGCAGCTGGAGCCAGTCACGGGACAG GTGTCGGTCCTGGTGATGTGCCATACCAGAGAGCTGGCCTTTCAGATCAGCAAGGAGTATGAGAGATTTTCAAAGTACATGCCCACTGTCAAG GTGGCAGTGTTCTTTGGAGGGCTGTCTataaagaaagatgaagaggtGCTGAAGAAAGACTCTCCTCACATTGTGGTTGGAACACCGGGCCGGATCCTGGCACTGACACGCAACAAGACTCTCAACCTGCGTCATATCAAACATTTCATCCTGGATGAGTGTGATAAGATGCTGGAGCAGCTCG ATATGCGCAGAGATGTCCAGGAGATTTTCCGTATGACTCCCCATGAGAAGCAGGTCATGATGTTCAGCGCCACCCTGAGCAAAGAGATCCGTCCGGTCTGCAGAAAGTTCATGCAAGAT CCGATGGAAATCTTTGTGGATGACGAGACCAAGCTGACTCTGCATGGGCTGCAGCAGTACTACGTCAAGCTGAAggacaatgagaaaaacagaaagctCTTTGACCTTCTGGATGCTCTGGAGTTCAATCAG GTGGTGATCTTTGTGAAGTCTGTCCAGCGGTGTGTAGCTCTGGCTCAGCTGCTGGTGGAGCAAAACTTCCCTGCCATTGCCATCCACAGAGGGATGCCTCAGGAGGAACG TTTGTCTCGCTACCAGCAGTTCAAGGACTTTCAGAGGAGAATCCTGGTGGCCACCAACCTGTTTGGACGGGGGATGGACATTGAGAGAGTCAACATTGCCTTTAATTATGACATGCCAGAAGACTCTGACACTTACCTACACAGG GGATGTGATGGTGAGTCACTGCAGCGTCCAGTCTGCCCACAGAGTCCAACATGA
- the polr1h gene encoding DNA-directed RNA polymerase I subunit RPA12: MSCFGGDPNFCPECGNVLPLPGIQDTVRCPRCSFCIPVAEFSGQEIRSTVIFNPVEQSSVALEDEEDSELKGPVIDRRCSRCNKEGMIYHTRQMRSADEGQTVFFTCIHCRYQEKEDS; this comes from the exons atgtcatgttttggTGGTGATCCCAACTTCTGCCCAGAGTGTGGGAACGTCCTTCCTCTCCCAGGGATACAGGACACTGTCCGCTGCCCCCGCTGCTCCTTCTGTATCCCTGTAGCAG AGTTCTCAGGCCAGGAAATACGCTCTACGGTCATCTTTAACCCTGTGGAGCAGTCATCAGTAGCtctggaggatgaggaggactCAGAACTGAAGGGACCTGTG ATCGACAGACGCTGCTCTCGCTGTAATAAAGAAGGGATGATTTACCACACTAGGCAGATGAGATCTGCAGACGAAGGCCAGACTGTCTTCTTCACCTGTATACACTGCAG ATATCAAGAGAAGGAGGACTCCTGA